A section of the Cuniculiplasma divulgatum genome encodes:
- a CDS encoding MoaD/ThiS family protein: MAVRIVGRKTYETVLEESCTVEELLRKLNLREEGYICLRNGVPVTRRDIVNHADDVTLMEIFSGGR; the protein is encoded by the coding sequence ATGGCAGTAAGGATTGTGGGAAGGAAGACATACGAAACAGTACTGGAGGAATCCTGCACTGTGGAGGAACTGCTGCGGAAGCTTAATCTCAGGGAGGAAGGCTACATATGCCTGAGGAACGGAGTGCCTGTCACCAGGCGGGACATCGTAAACCATGCCGATGATGTGACCTTGATGGAGATATTTTCAGGAGGACGCTGA
- the cca gene encoding CCA tRNA nucleotidyltransferase — MIDLREILLPNIPDDNEKREISEIAESLISGIRQILDRDGINATPVLVGSTAKHTNLKNADIDIFIVFDRKFSERQMESIGLRVGHEVLPDGIERYAEHPYVSGHIRGRKIDIVPCFRIESNTRIISSVDRTPLHTEYVLSHLDEKRRNDVLALKLFMKSIGVYGSEIRVQGFSGYVCELLVINLGSFQKVLERFASQKGRLVIPDTTPLVEKYRSPVVIEDPTDSSRNAAAAISLENLSIMKIESRLYLHSPSPSFFTKPQQDKPLPYMDRGTCIRIVTLPKPDLVDDVIYSQAQRARKILVEHIVDMGFHYMDSELYVGNTIDIMIETETAVLPAVTRRIGPPVDTPNSMAFIMKWKDGKSVRGPYVNDDRICVDAPSVVRDIETAISSAFSGANIGKNLDPVKGEARIIDPAVTDAAYMVLGKFYSRKIRF, encoded by the coding sequence ATGATTGATCTCAGGGAGATTCTGCTTCCAAATATCCCGGACGATAATGAGAAAAGAGAGATCAGCGAGATTGCTGAATCCCTCATTTCTGGCATAAGACAGATACTTGACAGGGATGGCATAAATGCCACTCCAGTACTTGTGGGGTCCACTGCAAAACACACAAACCTGAAGAATGCCGACATAGACATCTTTATTGTATTTGACAGGAAATTCAGTGAACGGCAGATGGAATCCATTGGCCTCAGGGTCGGTCACGAAGTGCTTCCTGATGGTATTGAAAGATATGCTGAACACCCATACGTTTCCGGCCATATCAGGGGGAGAAAGATTGACATCGTCCCATGCTTCAGAATTGAAAGCAACACCAGGATAATCAGTTCAGTAGACAGGACACCTCTCCATACGGAATATGTGCTCTCCCACCTGGATGAAAAAAGAAGAAATGATGTCCTTGCCCTGAAGCTTTTCATGAAATCAATAGGAGTTTACGGATCAGAAATCAGGGTTCAGGGCTTTTCAGGATACGTATGCGAGCTTCTGGTCATAAATCTCGGGAGCTTCCAGAAAGTGCTGGAGAGGTTTGCATCCCAGAAGGGGCGCCTGGTAATTCCAGACACAACTCCGCTGGTGGAAAAGTACCGTTCTCCTGTGGTCATCGAGGACCCAACAGATTCCTCAAGGAATGCCGCTGCAGCCATAAGTCTTGAGAATCTCTCCATCATGAAAATTGAGAGCAGGCTGTATCTGCACAGTCCCTCACCATCATTTTTCACAAAGCCCCAGCAGGACAAACCGCTTCCCTATATGGACCGGGGGACCTGCATAAGGATCGTCACACTTCCAAAACCTGATCTTGTGGATGACGTGATATACAGCCAGGCACAGAGGGCCAGGAAAATACTTGTAGAACACATTGTGGACATGGGCTTCCATTACATGGATTCTGAACTGTATGTGGGAAACACCATCGACATAATGATTGAGACCGAGACCGCAGTCCTTCCGGCTGTAACCAGGCGTATTGGCCCTCCCGTAGACACACCAAATTCCATGGCGTTCATAATGAAATGGAAGGACGGAAAATCTGTCAGAGGTCCGTATGTAAACGATGACAGGATCTGCGTTGACGCACCATCAGTCGTAAGGGATATAGAGACAGCGATTTCCTCAGCATTTTCCGGGGCAAACATTGGTAAGAACCTTGACCCGGTAAAGGGCGAAGCAAGAATCATTGATCCAGCCGTGACAGATGCGGCCTATATGGTTCTTGGCAAATTCTACTCAAGAAAGATACGTTTTTGA
- a CDS encoding nascent polypeptide-associated complex protein, protein MIPGKMNSREMKRMMAQMGIKSTDMPDVRTVILKGAAKDYMISDAQVMVIEAQGQKTFQIMGNMKEIPKTESAAPSGPAFPEEDIKLVMEQASVVREKAIEALKKADGEPAKAILDLLQK, encoded by the coding sequence ATGATACCTGGAAAGATGAATTCACGGGAAATGAAAAGAATGATGGCACAGATGGGCATAAAATCAACTGATATGCCCGACGTCCGTACGGTTATACTCAAGGGGGCAGCAAAGGACTACATGATAAGTGATGCCCAGGTTATGGTCATAGAGGCACAGGGGCAGAAAACCTTCCAGATAATGGGTAACATGAAGGAGATTCCCAAGACGGAAAGTGCAGCACCCTCCGGGCCGGCATTCCCCGAAGAGGACATAAAGCTGGTTATGGAACAGGCGTCTGTTGTGAGAGAAAAGGCCATTGAAGCCCTGAAAAAGGCTGACGGAGAGCCGGCAAAGGCTATATTGGATCTGCTCCAGAAATGA
- a CDS encoding ATP-binding protein, with protein MFGNRIKTYSRFRLMIVDEIGYLPLTREESNLFFQFVSSRYEKRSTIYTSNKSFSEWGEILGDSVMASAVLDRILHHCTVINIKGESYRLKDRKKNSLPKARKE; from the coding sequence TTGTTTGGAAACCGAATAAAGACATATTCAAGGTTCAGGCTCATGATAGTGGACGAGATCGGTTACCTGCCACTGACAAGGGAGGAATCCAACCTGTTCTTCCAGTTCGTTTCATCAAGGTATGAGAAGAGATCCACGATCTACACAAGCAACAAGTCATTCAGCGAATGGGGCGAGATACTTGGGGATTCAGTGATGGCTTCTGCAGTCCTTGACAGGATACTGCATCACTGCACTGTCATAAACATCAAGGGTGAATCATACAGGCTGAAGGACCGGAAGAAGAACTCGCTGCCAAAAGCGAGGAAGGAGTGA